One part of the Glycine soja cultivar W05 chromosome 11, ASM419377v2, whole genome shotgun sequence genome encodes these proteins:
- the LOC114373715 gene encoding histidine-containing phosphotransfer protein 1-like — protein MDVGQMQRQWIDYTKSLFLEGFLDGQFLQLQQLQDENNPDFVVEVVSLFFEDSERLLKDLTFALDQNGVDFKKVDAHVHQLKGSSSSIGAQRVKNACIAFRNFCEEQNTDACLRCLQQVKQEYCIVKNKLETMFRLEQQIVAAGGSIPTELSFIG, from the exons ATGGACGTGGGTCAGATGCAGAGACAGTGGATCGACTACACCAAATCCCTCTTCCTTGAG GGCTTCCTGGATGGTCAGTTTCTGCAACTTCAGCAGCTTCAAGATGAGAACAACCCTGACTTTGTGGTCGAAGTTGTCTCTCTCTTCTTTGAAGATTCTGAAAGGCTTCTCAAAGATCTCACCTTTGCCCT AGATCAGAATGGTGTTGACTTCAAAAAAGTTGATGCTCATGTGCACCAGTTAAAGGGTAGCAGTTCAAG CATAGGCGCGCAAAGGGTGAAAAATGCCTGCATTGCTTTCCGCAACTTCTGTGAGGAGCAGAACACAGATGC GTGCCTCAGATGTCTGCAACAAGTGAAACAAGAGTACTGCATAGTCAAGAATAAGCTTGAAACAATGTTCAGg CTTGAGCAACAGATTGTGGCAGCTGGTGGATCAATCCCTACGGAACTGAGTTTCATTGGGTGA